DNA sequence from the Vicia villosa cultivar HV-30 ecotype Madison, WI linkage group LG3, Vvil1.0, whole genome shotgun sequence genome:
ATCTTTCATTTTTATGTAATATGCAGCTCCAATAATCAGGTTCGATTAATTTCGTTAAGCACGTCAGTCACTTGCCTCAAATGAAATGACGCAGAGCTTTGAGTCTGTCACCAGCTAATGAACTTTAAAATGTGAATGAGCTGCATGTTTTTTGAGAAATGCTTGCCAAATTTAGAGTGTTGGCTGTGTGCAATGCAGTGTTTAAGAGGGTTATTTGTTCAACTTGGCTGTGTGATTTATTGCGTTacatttggtttggtttgatttccCTTTGACAATGCCTGCTATTTTCATGGACAAACGTGGTACAACACACTCTGCACTAATTTAGTTCCTCCGTACGTCATGTATTTATTATGTATTCAAATACATCATATATATTCAATGtaaatttgtttttgtttgtttcaacATGTCTTTGTAGTGAAAATTTAATTAGATATTAATATATGATGTCTAATTATGTGTTTTTGTCTAATATTGTTTTTGTagttccgatgatgaagaagaaaaaaCCGGAGAATTTAAATGGGAAAAGGAAATAGATTTTGGATATGTATCAAGCAAGAATGTCATGGTAATACCtgtgtatttatatattttggaATACTCATTTTATTGTGCTATATAAATATATTGTAATCCAATTGTTAACCTGTTTTTTGCAGAATTTTCCTTGGCAAGTGACTAAGGAGTGGTTTGGTAGGAACCAAAAATCAATAACCCTAGTTGATGGAGACAACGGTGACACTTACAATGCAGTTATCCGTTGTGCTAAGAGATTTGGGAAAGTTGAATGGAGGGAGAAGTTCATGTGTAAGGGTTGGTACGAGTATGCAAAGAAAAAGAGGATTCGAAGAAGAGATGTCCTTGGGTTTGCCATTAAGCGTCCTGCTGATAAAGTTGTTGTCAATTTGTTAAAGAGACAAAATCAATGGTGAACAAAATTGAAGGCCACAGGGACTGTTGTGATGTTTCTAGATTATATAGTTGTTTAGTCTGACTTTGACATCAGAATATGTGTTATTTTGTAGTTGATATTGTCATTTTGGGTGGTAGTTTAGTAAGTAAGATGTATGGGTTGTAATTTGTACTTTTGTTTGGATGGTTATCCGGAACAGTGTTTCTACCAATGTTTTTTGATATGTAAATCCTGAAGACATTTTTGAATGCTTTGTGGAAATGAATCAGAATGTTTAATTATATGTTCCTGTTGATATTTTGCACGTGCAATTTGTTTTAAAGTTCTGTTAAAGACAACAAAATTAGGATAACATGAAGTGAGTTATGATATTGTGCACCTGCAAAGttgtataaaaaaatagaaagcaaCATTAATAGAGGACAGGACCACTCATCCATATTGGATATTGGATGCAGaaacattaaacaaattttgGACTGATGCTACTCATTTGAAA
Encoded proteins:
- the LOC131655056 gene encoding uncharacterized protein LOC131655056, with product MAAHIGGGSVNGDRNTVKGVTIDVCNEKGNGRRSYITISSDSSSSDDEEEKTGEFKWEKEIDFGYVSSKNVMNFPWQVTKEWFGRNQKSITLVDGDNGDTYNAVIRCAKRFGKVEWREKFMCKGWYEYAKKKRIRRRDVLGFAIKRPADKVVVNLLKRQNQW